A window of the Butyricimonas virosa genome harbors these coding sequences:
- a CDS encoding DUF4843 domain-containing protein, with product MRKLYILLIVFAACLLAGCDENGESGYYEDIDRVYFVKDSLICRLGEMLMDVETYTVQVPVKVLGEPLGESRKFKVNVNKDLTTAPEDVYTLLPGEFVMDKDSVNAYIPIELLRSKIDPMVDTVYRIVLDLEVNDEFGLGVKEKLQSKVVFSNYLQEPDWWYALEFVYWGAYRPEKYQKMMEYWGGPISYEEYVSRMIQVILCGKKMYDYFKLHPEFGMEFPEATPWPYE from the coding sequence ATGAGAAAGTTATATATATTGTTAATCGTGTTTGCGGCCTGTTTATTGGCAGGGTGTGATGAAAATGGAGAAAGCGGGTATTACGAGGATATAGACCGTGTTTATTTTGTAAAGGACAGTCTTATCTGTCGTTTGGGAGAGATGCTGATGGATGTGGAAACCTACACGGTGCAGGTTCCGGTGAAAGTATTGGGGGAACCTCTTGGAGAGAGTAGGAAGTTTAAGGTTAATGTAAATAAAGACTTAACGACAGCTCCGGAAGATGTTTATACCTTGTTGCCTGGGGAATTTGTGATGGATAAGGATTCCGTGAATGCTTATATCCCGATCGAATTGTTGAGAAGTAAAATAGACCCGATGGTAGACACTGTGTATCGGATCGTGTTGGATTTGGAGGTAAATGATGAGTTCGGGTTGGGTGTAAAGGAAAAGTTGCAGAGTAAGGTGGTGTTTAGTAATTATTTGCAGGAACCGGATTGGTGGTATGCTTTGGAGTTCGTGTACTGGGGGGCTTATCGTCCGGAAAAGTATCAGAAAATGATGGAATACTGGGGTGGACCAATCAGTTATGAGGAGTATGTTAGTCGCATGATTCAAGTGATTTTGTGTGGGAAAAAAATGTATGATTATTTTAAGTTACATCCGGAGTTTGGTATGGAGTTTCCCGAAGCAACACCGTGGCCTTACGAGTAG
- a CDS encoding RagB/SusD family nutrient uptake outer membrane protein, with protein sequence MKNRGYIWMVMLMLLSLGSCNSFLDIKPEGELIQDEQFKDVQGYRDAMYGIYASMAQGELFGMMMNWGLVDVLAQQFGDEYGLFADASEGWTASKYAYIKYASVYNYKDQRMEKQIESIWTKLYECISYVNNVIVNVDHEALNKDPDLKLIKGEAYAVRAFLHFEVMRLFCDNYRTNPEAGGIPYAYTFDLSNKKVYTLAQCYDNVLADLNVATRNLAGDGDIYNDFAEDSYHKKRYSHCNLYAAWAIKARVFYTKGDLDSAAYYADKVVASPEVGLTERQNFDHVKRYGKHTELLWGVFTNKMYTDYKELFLNNAVTLNASQRTDIKALYEVAQFTADSKDLRYTSFFQDKGYDGHLFIRLLNSTEMASNKPTLYFRGSCLVRLPEMYYILAEVNYSKDKEKALDYLNAVRGSRGLADIEVSLVDSRDKFMKEMTRERMREFYGEGQMFGFYKCHNLGFRDFQDKVDIVPSKDIFVLPWPKSEQEYGVTNQ encoded by the coding sequence ATGAAAAATAGAGGATATATTTGGATGGTGATGCTGATGCTACTTTCGTTGGGTAGTTGTAACAGCTTTTTGGATATCAAGCCGGAGGGGGAGTTAATTCAGGATGAGCAGTTTAAAGACGTGCAAGGATATCGGGATGCGATGTACGGGATTTATGCGTCGATGGCCCAAGGGGAGTTATTCGGGATGATGATGAATTGGGGATTGGTAGATGTTCTTGCCCAGCAGTTCGGAGATGAATACGGGTTGTTTGCTGATGCGAGCGAGGGGTGGACCGCTAGTAAATATGCTTATATTAAGTATGCCTCGGTTTATAATTATAAGGATCAGCGGATGGAAAAGCAGATAGAATCTATCTGGACGAAGTTGTATGAGTGTATTTCTTATGTGAATAATGTGATTGTCAATGTAGATCATGAGGCTTTAAATAAGGATCCAGACTTGAAATTAATCAAGGGTGAGGCCTATGCGGTAAGAGCTTTTTTACATTTCGAGGTAATGCGTTTGTTTTGTGATAATTACCGAACGAATCCGGAGGCGGGAGGAATTCCTTATGCCTATACGTTTGATTTGAGTAATAAGAAAGTCTACACGTTGGCACAGTGTTACGATAATGTGTTGGCAGATTTGAATGTGGCTACACGTAATTTGGCTGGGGATGGTGATATTTATAATGATTTTGCAGAAGATTCTTATCATAAGAAACGTTATTCACATTGTAATTTGTACGCCGCATGGGCGATTAAGGCCAGGGTATTTTATACCAAAGGGGATTTGGATAGTGCCGCTTATTATGCGGATAAAGTGGTTGCTTCTCCGGAAGTGGGATTGACAGAACGGCAGAATTTCGATCATGTAAAACGTTACGGGAAGCACACGGAGTTGCTTTGGGGGGTATTTACCAATAAAATGTACACGGATTATAAAGAATTGTTCTTGAATAATGCTGTTACATTGAATGCATCTCAACGGACAGATATAAAAGCTTTGTACGAGGTGGCACAATTTACGGCAGATAGTAAGGATTTGCGATATACAAGCTTTTTCCAGGATAAGGGGTATGACGGGCATCTTTTTATTCGACTTTTGAATTCGACGGAGATGGCAAGTAATAAACCAACCCTCTATTTTAGAGGAAGTTGTTTGGTGCGTTTGCCTGAAATGTACTATATCTTGGCAGAGGTAAATTATTCGAAAGATAAAGAGAAGGCACTCGATTATTTAAATGCAGTTCGAGGGAGTAGAGGATTAGCCGATATAGAGGTGTCCTTGGTTGATTCGCGGGATAAATTTATGAAGGAGATGACGAGGGAACGCATGAGAGAATTTTACGGGGAAGGCCAGATGTTTGGTTTTTACAAGTGTCATAACTTAGGTTTCCGGGATTTTCAAGATAAAGTAGATATAGTTCCCTCCAAGGATATTTTTGTTCTTCCATGGCCTAAGTCCGAGCAGGAATATGGAGTTACTAACCAATAA
- a CDS encoding SusC/RagA family TonB-linked outer membrane protein, with translation MKKKTNVRAGGWSALKKICTIMKLCLILSLFAVFSVSAGSMAQNAKLSMEKKSVSLIEVLNELSEKSDYEFFYNDNEVKGVKVSVSVKDATVSEILDHVLQGTALKYQIVDHVIVISPQKDEQAQEKGVWRVSGIVKDQHGVPLPGVTIILKGSSTGTATDASGKFKMHFIDENETVTLVFSFIGMISREVVVKDFIKENLEIVMHSEEEKLDEVIVTGMGNKSKNSFTGSATVVSRQQLMSVGTKSLLQSLAAFVPGLQIVKNNEMGSDPNTRPEILIRGRSSFEGSSNVPTFIVDGAEVDLDYVFDMDMNDVETVTVLKDASASALYGSKAAKGVVVITTKPLRAGKLRVSYSGTLRTSIPDVRDYDLLNAAEKLEYERLAGVYDDNGKFQYEKDTEYNEKFKRVREGVDTDWLSKPLRNSVSQNHNLNIAGGDEYIRYSLGARYGSEQGVMEKSKRDRYSLNFRLSYNKQDKVYVSNSTTITSVNSEESPYGTFNKYVELNPYDRAYNLDGSLNKVLSFNVPNPLFEATLGSYDRSEQFYLNNVLDLRVEVLPGFRVEGFFSLNKSKDDTEKFTSPEAHEFNNKEASESGRIEISNKKSMTYEGRVTLSYNKMFGTGTLLNAMGGANIQSSENNGNGYTAVGLYSDKLGHPAFATRYPEGATPQGSQGLERSMGLFLNANVIYDDRYFADASIRYEGSSKFGEDQRFTPFWSLGLGWNIHKEKFLNMSGTDRIKLRGSLGYTGNASFSPYQAMTTYKYDAGLDYDKGIGAIPMAIGNPDLKWERALTYNVGLDVVLFRNRLDFTLEYYNKTTDNLLLDVAKAPSVGTTTAKENMGKLLNTGIELQTRVVAISNKYLNWSLSLNMQHNENKIKKISNALEKMNEELNTAEGTLLPPPVYVEGESLSAVKAVKSGGIDPATGQEVFIDRFGNPTFVYNYWDKRTYGDSDPTLSGTFGTYLTFKGFSLNMLFNYELGATVYNQTLVTRVEGANPQRNADKRVFHSRWKKVGDRVKYKNIADQTTPDITSRFVRDEYMVNMQSLSLSYDFTPEICQKLYLSRLRVEFLMNDVFRASTIKQERGFSYPFARSFEFSLSAAF, from the coding sequence ATGAAAAAAAAAACGAATGTAAGGGCAGGGGGATGGTCTGCCTTAAAAAAAATCTGTACGATTATGAAACTTTGTCTTATTCTATCGTTGTTTGCAGTTTTCTCCGTGTCGGCAGGAAGTATGGCTCAGAATGCCAAGTTGTCTATGGAGAAAAAATCTGTAAGTCTTATTGAAGTACTGAATGAATTGAGTGAAAAGTCTGATTACGAGTTTTTCTACAATGACAATGAAGTGAAGGGAGTGAAAGTTTCCGTGTCCGTGAAAGATGCAACGGTATCGGAAATTTTGGATCACGTGTTGCAAGGAACGGCGCTCAAGTATCAAATCGTGGATCATGTGATTGTCATTAGTCCGCAAAAGGATGAGCAGGCTCAGGAGAAAGGAGTCTGGCGTGTCTCCGGGATTGTAAAGGATCAGCATGGGGTTCCGTTGCCGGGGGTGACGATTATATTGAAAGGTTCTTCTACCGGAACGGCCACGGATGCAAGTGGAAAGTTTAAGATGCACTTTATAGATGAAAATGAAACAGTGACTTTGGTGTTCTCTTTTATCGGAATGATTTCGCGGGAAGTGGTGGTAAAGGATTTCATAAAGGAGAATCTTGAAATTGTGATGCATTCCGAGGAGGAGAAATTGGATGAAGTTATCGTTACCGGGATGGGAAATAAATCAAAAAATAGTTTTACGGGGTCAGCGACCGTGGTGAGTCGACAACAGCTGATGAGCGTAGGCACAAAAAGTCTTTTGCAGAGTTTGGCTGCTTTTGTTCCAGGTTTGCAGATTGTGAAAAACAACGAGATGGGATCCGATCCGAACACGCGGCCGGAAATTTTGATCCGCGGTCGGAGTAGTTTCGAGGGATCATCCAATGTACCGACTTTTATAGTGGATGGGGCAGAAGTCGATTTGGATTATGTTTTTGATATGGATATGAATGACGTGGAGACGGTGACCGTGTTGAAGGATGCTTCGGCTTCAGCCTTGTACGGTTCCAAAGCGGCCAAAGGGGTTGTGGTGATCACAACAAAACCTTTACGTGCCGGAAAGTTGCGGGTTTCCTATAGCGGAACTTTGCGGACATCAATTCCAGACGTGCGGGATTATGATTTGTTGAATGCGGCAGAAAAATTGGAGTACGAACGATTGGCCGGGGTATATGATGACAATGGAAAATTTCAATATGAAAAAGATACTGAATATAATGAAAAATTCAAGCGGGTACGGGAAGGAGTGGATACGGATTGGTTGTCCAAGCCGTTGCGTAATTCTGTTTCACAGAATCATAATTTGAATATAGCCGGGGGAGATGAGTATATTCGTTATAGTTTAGGAGCTCGTTACGGTTCGGAACAAGGAGTAATGGAAAAGTCAAAACGTGATCGTTATTCTTTGAATTTCAGATTGTCATATAACAAACAGGATAAGGTTTATGTTTCCAATTCAACAACAATAACCTCGGTGAATAGTGAGGAGTCTCCTTATGGAACTTTTAATAAGTATGTTGAGTTGAACCCTTATGACCGGGCTTATAATTTGGATGGCTCGTTAAATAAGGTGTTGAGTTTTAATGTTCCCAATCCGTTATTCGAGGCTACTTTGGGAAGTTATGACCGAAGCGAGCAGTTTTATTTAAATAACGTGTTGGATTTACGTGTGGAGGTTTTGCCGGGTTTCCGGGTGGAAGGTTTTTTCTCATTGAATAAGTCAAAAGATGATACGGAAAAATTTACTTCTCCGGAAGCACATGAATTTAATAACAAAGAGGCTTCCGAATCCGGGAGGATTGAAATATCTAATAAGAAATCGATGACTTATGAAGGACGTGTAACCTTGTCTTATAATAAGATGTTTGGAACGGGAACTTTGTTGAACGCTATGGGAGGTGCGAACATACAATCTTCGGAAAACAATGGTAATGGTTATACGGCAGTTGGGCTTTATTCGGATAAATTGGGACATCCCGCTTTTGCGACAAGGTATCCGGAAGGTGCAACTCCGCAAGGAAGTCAAGGATTGGAGCGTTCTATGGGATTATTTTTGAATGCTAACGTAATTTATGATGACCGTTATTTTGCTGATGCTTCTATTCGATACGAGGGGTCTTCCAAATTCGGAGAGGATCAGCGTTTCACTCCTTTCTGGAGTTTGGGATTAGGATGGAATATTCATAAAGAGAAATTTTTGAATATGTCAGGAACGGATAGGATTAAATTACGCGGGAGCTTGGGATATACCGGTAACGCTTCTTTTTCTCCCTATCAGGCAATGACAACCTATAAGTATGATGCCGGGTTGGATTATGACAAAGGGATTGGTGCGATTCCCATGGCTATCGGTAATCCGGACCTAAAGTGGGAAAGAGCCTTGACTTATAATGTCGGATTGGACGTAGTTTTATTTAGGAACCGATTGGATTTTACGCTGGAGTATTATAACAAGACAACAGATAATTTGTTGTTGGATGTGGCAAAGGCTCCTTCCGTGGGAACGACGACGGCAAAGGAAAATATGGGTAAATTATTAAATACCGGTATTGAGCTTCAAACTCGGGTCGTGGCAATTTCCAATAAATACTTGAATTGGTCATTATCGTTAAATATGCAGCATAACGAGAATAAAATTAAAAAGATCAGTAATGCGTTGGAAAAGATGAACGAGGAGTTGAACACGGCAGAGGGGACGTTGTTGCCGCCGCCTGTTTACGTGGAAGGTGAATCCTTGAGTGCCGTGAAAGCCGTGAAGTCCGGGGGGATTGATCCGGCTACCGGACAGGAAGTTTTTATTGATCGTTTCGGTAATCCAACTTTTGTTTATAATTACTGGGATAAACGGACGTACGGGGATTCAGATCCGACGTTATCCGGAACGTTCGGTACTTACTTGACGTTTAAAGGATTTTCGTTGAATATGTTGTTTAATTACGAGTTGGGGGCAACGGTTTATAACCAGACGTTGGTTACCCGGGTGGAAGGAGCCAATCCGCAACGTAATGCGGATAAACGAGTGTTCCATAGTCGTTGGAAAAAGGTGGGTGATCGGGTGAAATACAAGAATATTGCAGATCAGACAACTCCTGATATTACCAGCCGTTTTGTTCGGGACGAGTATATGGTTAATATGCAGAGTTTGAGCCTTTCATACGATTTTACCCCGGAGATTTGTCAAAAACTTTATTTGAGCCGTTTGCGGGTGGAGTTCTTGATGAATGACGTGTTCCGGGCTTCAACGATCAAGCAGGAACGAGGGTTTTCGTATCCTTTCGCCCGGAGTTTTGAATTTTCGCTTAGTGCAGCATTTTGA